In Lytechinus variegatus isolate NC3 chromosome 12, Lvar_3.0, whole genome shotgun sequence, a single window of DNA contains:
- the LOC121425293 gene encoding beta-2 adrenergic receptor-like, with product MGTLVGTDFLTEATVHSSPQSPLTRAEHTVTTGSMSSTWSSQGSPCLGCSKTTLLPDSDGDSLDVLSTDVTVISFTEDVNFSFPYGTSNYTSPEVSSDSGVNDLTRQLLVGILSIFLALVITFGNTLVILAVYREHHLRTVTNLFIVSLACADFLIGTIVLPFSIHMEITQGYWPYGVVWCDLWHAFDILGCTASILNLCVIACDRYWAITHPFSYPTRMTKRMALILISLAWVCSALISFPCIWWWHAVEPPHPPRGCIFPSNTVYLVASSCVSFYVPSVIMLGMYLKIYRTAVGQVRMLRSGTKRVKSVNGDGMAMRVHKGGSVNGDAMAMRAQKRGSVNGDEISMRVHKGGIRTIDGSLQKRRASTSPNSYSPQTVPGTVNRRNSLPGRKLMSRLSREHKAARTLGIVMGVFIICWLPFFIVNVTAPLCQTCYFHPILIGIVTWLGYVNSALNPIIYAFASRRFKNAFTRILCIYKWKRKREMHDWSSSRRKGSMTPNSPTGLIADTSITQYSEERNSVDTTSSAHSNFRYSLPNGYF from the coding sequence ATGGGAACTTTGGTGGGGACCGACTTTCTCACCGAGGCAACGGTCCACTCATCGCCGCAGTCCCCGCTGACAAGGGCCGAGCACACCGTGACGACTGGTTCGATGTCCTCTACGTGGAGCTCTCAAGGATCGCCCTGCCTAGGCTGCTCTAAGACCACACTCCTGCCAGATTCAGACGGTGATTCACTGGATGTTTTATCGACAGATGTTACTGTAATTTCATTTACTGAGGATGTGAATTTTTCGTTTCCTTATGGAACATCAAACTACACCTCACCTGAGGTGTCCTCAGACTCTGGAGTCAATGACCTCACCCGTCAACTTCTTGTTGGCATACTATCCATATTCTTAGCACTGGTAATTACATTTGGAAATACGTTGGTTATATTGGCTGTATATCGTGAACATCACTTGAGAACTGTGACGAATCTTTTCATCGTGTCTCTTGCATGCGCAGACTTTTTGATTGGGACCATCGTTTTGCCATTTTCGATTCACATGGAGATAACGCAGGGATACTGGCCCTATGGCGTAGTTTGGTGTGACCTCTGGCATGCATTTGATATCTTGGGATGCACTGCTTCTATATTGAACCTATGTGTTATAGCATGTGATAGATATTGGGCGATTACTCATCCGTTCAGCTACCCGACGCGCATGACGAAAAGGATGGCTCTTATTTTAATCAGCTTGGCTTGGGTGTGTTCCGCGCTCATCTCATTCCCGTGTATCTGGTGGTGGCACGCGGTAGAGCCCCCTCACCCACCACGAGGCTGCATATTTCCGTCAAATACTGTTTACCTTGTAGCATCATCTTGCGTATCGTTTTATGTCCCTTCTGTCATCATGTTGGGCATGTATCTCAAAATCTACCGCACAGCGGTTGGCCAAGTACGGATGTTACGCTCAGGGACGAAGCGCGTCAAGTCTGTAAATGGGGACGGTATGGCAATGCGCGTCCATAAGGGAGGATCCGTCAACGGAGATGCCATGGCGATGCGCGCCCAGAAGAGAGGATCCGTAAACGGAGATGAAATATCAATGCGCGTCCATAAGGGAGGAATTAGAACAATTGATGGCTCGTTACAAAAAAGACGAGCAAGTACAAGCCCAAATTCCTACTCGCCTCAAACTGTGCCGGGAACTGTCAACAGGCGGAATAGCCTGCCTGGAAGGAAATTGATGTCCAGGTTGTCTCGAGAACATAAAGCAGCCAGAACTCTTGGCATCGTCATGGGTGTTTTCATCATATGTTGGCTACCGTTCTTCATCGTCAATGTCACCGCACCTTTATGTCAGACATGTTATTTTCATCCAATCTTAATCGGTATTGTCACGTGGTTAGGATATGTGAACAGTGCGTTGAACCCAATTATATATGCTTTCGCAAGTCGCCGTTTTAAAAACGCATTTACGCGCATCCTTTGTATATATAAATGGAAGCGCAAACGTGAAATGCACGATTGGTCAAGTTCTCGGAGAAAAGGATCGATGACACCGAACAGTCCCACAGGGCTCATTGCTGACACCTCTATTACTCAGTACAGTGAAGAAAGGAATTCTGTTGATACCACAAGCAGTGCTCATTCAAATTTTAGATACTCTTTACCAAATGGTTACTTCTGA